One genomic segment of Streptomyces sp. RKND-216 includes these proteins:
- the lepA gene encoding translation elongation factor 4: MPATPSNVPEPSRTDPALIRNFCIIAHIDHGKSTLADRMLQLTGIVEERQMRAQYLDRMDIERERGITIKSQAVRLPWKPTEEADAAAAPHILNMIDTPGHVDFTYEVSRSLAACEGCVLLVDAAQGIEAQTLANLYLAMEHDLTIIPVLNKIDLPAAQPEKFAAELAHLIGCEPEDVLKVSAKTGEGVGDLLDEVVRQVPAPVGVADAPARAMIFDSVYDAYRGVVTYVKVVDGKLGRRERIRMMSTGATHELLEIGTNAPEMTAADGLGVGEVGYLITGVKDVRQSKVGDTVTQQHKGAEEPLAGYKDPKPMVFSGLYPLDGSDYPELREALHKLQLNDAALSFEPETSAALGFGFRVGFLGLLHLEVIRERLEREFNLDLIATAPNVIYQVRMEDGTEHTVTNPTEFPAGKIAEVEEPMVRATLLAPSEFVGAIMELCQARRGNLQGMDYLSEDRVELRYTLPLAEIVFDFFDALKSKTRGYASLDYEPTGEQVADLVKVDILLQGDKVDAFSAIVHKDKAYSYGVRMATKLRELIPRQQFEVPIQAAVGSRVIARETVRAIRKDVLAKCYGGDISRKRKLLEKQKEGKKRMKVVGRVEVPQEAFIAALSSDESGDSKAKK; the protein is encoded by the coding sequence GTGCCCGCGACCCCATCGAACGTGCCGGAGCCGAGCCGTACCGACCCGGCGCTGATCCGCAACTTCTGCATCATCGCGCACATCGACCACGGCAAGTCGACACTCGCCGACCGCATGCTCCAGCTGACGGGCATCGTCGAGGAGCGCCAGATGCGCGCCCAGTACCTCGACCGGATGGACATCGAGCGTGAGCGCGGCATCACGATCAAGTCCCAGGCCGTACGGCTGCCGTGGAAGCCGACGGAGGAGGCGGACGCAGCCGCCGCCCCGCACATCCTGAACATGATCGACACCCCGGGCCACGTCGACTTCACCTACGAGGTGTCCCGTTCCCTCGCCGCCTGCGAGGGCTGCGTCCTGCTGGTCGACGCCGCCCAGGGCATCGAGGCCCAGACCCTCGCCAACCTCTACCTGGCGATGGAGCACGACCTCACGATCATCCCGGTGCTCAACAAGATCGACCTGCCCGCCGCGCAGCCGGAGAAGTTCGCGGCCGAGCTGGCGCACCTCATCGGCTGTGAGCCCGAAGACGTGCTCAAGGTCTCCGCGAAGACGGGCGAGGGCGTCGGGGACCTGCTGGACGAGGTCGTGCGCCAGGTGCCGGCCCCGGTCGGCGTGGCGGACGCGCCCGCCCGCGCGATGATCTTCGACTCCGTCTACGACGCCTACCGCGGCGTCGTCACCTATGTGAAGGTCGTCGACGGCAAGCTCGGACGGCGCGAGCGCATCCGGATGATGTCCACCGGCGCAACCCACGAACTGCTGGAGATCGGCACGAACGCGCCGGAGATGACGGCCGCCGACGGTCTCGGCGTCGGCGAAGTCGGTTACCTGATCACCGGTGTGAAGGACGTCCGCCAGTCGAAGGTCGGCGACACCGTCACCCAGCAGCACAAGGGCGCCGAGGAGCCGCTGGCGGGCTACAAGGACCCCAAGCCGATGGTGTTCTCCGGCCTGTACCCGCTGGACGGTTCGGACTACCCGGAACTGCGCGAGGCTCTGCACAAGCTGCAGCTCAACGACGCCGCGCTGAGCTTCGAGCCGGAGACCTCCGCAGCGCTCGGCTTCGGCTTCCGCGTGGGCTTCCTGGGGCTGCTGCACCTGGAGGTGATCCGGGAGCGGCTGGAGCGCGAGTTCAACCTCGACCTGATCGCCACCGCGCCCAACGTGATCTACCAGGTGCGGATGGAGGACGGGACCGAGCACACCGTCACCAACCCCACCGAGTTCCCCGCCGGCAAGATCGCCGAGGTGGAGGAGCCGATGGTCAGGGCCACGCTGCTGGCCCCCAGTGAGTTCGTCGGGGCGATCATGGAGCTGTGCCAGGCCCGGCGCGGCAACCTCCAGGGCATGGACTACCTCTCCGAGGACCGCGTCGAACTGCGCTACACGCTGCCGCTGGCCGAGATCGTCTTCGACTTCTTCGACGCGCTGAAGTCCAAGACCCGAGGCTACGCCTCACTCGACTACGAGCCGACCGGCGAGCAGGTCGCCGACCTGGTCAAGGTCGACATCCTCCTGCAGGGCGACAAGGTCGACGCCTTCTCCGCGATCGTGCACAAGGACAAGGCGTACTCCTACGGCGTGCGCATGGCGACCAAGCTGCGCGAGCTGATCCCGCGCCAGCAGTTCGAGGTGCCCATCCAGGCGGCCGTCGGATCCCGGGTGATCGCCCGCGAGACGGTGCGCGCCATCCGCAAGGACGTCCTCGCCAAGTGCTACGGCGGTGACATCTCCCGTAAGCGGAAGCTGCTGGAGAAGCAGAAGGAGGGCAAGAAGCGGATGAAGGTCGTGGGCCGGGTCGAGGTCCCGCAGGAGGCTTTCATCGCCGCCCTGTCCTCCGACGAGAGCGGCGACTCCAAGGCGAAGAAGTAG
- the rpsT gene encoding 30S ribosomal protein S20, giving the protein MANIKSQIKRIKTNEKARQRNKAVKSELKTAIRRTREAVAAGDLEKATEAARVASRKLDKAASKGVLHKNNAANKKSALAQKVASLKG; this is encoded by the coding sequence GTGGCGAACATCAAGTCCCAGATCAAGCGGATCAAGACCAACGAGAAGGCCCGCCAGCGCAACAAGGCGGTCAAGTCCGAGCTGAAGACCGCGATCCGTCGCACCCGCGAGGCCGTGGCCGCCGGTGACCTCGAGAAGGCCACCGAGGCCGCCCGCGTCGCCTCGCGCAAGCTCGACAAGGCCGCCAGCAAGGGTGTCCTGCACAAGAACAACGCCGCCAACAAGAAGTCGGCGCTCGCGCAGAAGGTCGCCTCCCTCAAGGGCTGA
- a CDS encoding AMP-dependent synthetase/ligase, with the protein MSDTQPLIENRPPSVATLFLERVQATPNAEAYRYPVPAVGGGPDEWRSYSWGEAADRVFSVAAGLTALGVRPEERVAIASNTRVDWILSDLAILCSGAATTTVYPSTNAEETAYILADSSSRVLIAEDASQLAKAREKRNELPELRHVVVIEEADAVSAEGDPEDWVLSLSELARRGRAYLDTHPECVKETVTALRADQLATLIYTSGTTGKPKGVRLPHDCWSYMAKAIAQTGLVTQDDVQYLWLPLAHVFGKVLTAAQVEVGHVTAVDGRIDKIIENLPVVQPSYMAAVPRIFEKVYNGVAAKAKAGSPVKYKIFLWAAGVAREYGKVTQDNFRRTGVASAPAGLKVKHAVADKLVYAKIREAFGGNLRACISGSAALAPDIGYFFSGAGIHILEGYGLTESSAASFVNPGEAYRTGTVGKPLPGTEVRIADDGEILLRGPGIMEGYHQLPDKTAEVLEEDGWFHTGDIGELSTDGYLRITDRKKDLIKTSGGKYIAPAEVEGQFKAICPYVSNILVHGADRNFCTALIALDEVSLMQWAGDRDGLKDRPYSEVVASEQVRKMVEDYVEQLNSGLQRWQTIKKFRILPRDLDVEHGELTPSLKLKRPAVEREFGHLIEEMYAGSREA; encoded by the coding sequence GTGAGCGACACACAGCCCTTGATCGAGAACCGGCCGCCCTCCGTGGCGACGCTCTTCCTGGAGCGGGTGCAGGCCACCCCGAACGCGGAGGCGTACCGCTACCCCGTGCCGGCCGTCGGCGGCGGCCCGGACGAGTGGCGGTCCTACAGCTGGGGCGAGGCGGCCGACCGCGTGTTCTCCGTCGCCGCCGGCCTCACGGCCCTCGGCGTGCGCCCCGAGGAACGCGTCGCGATCGCCTCCAACACCCGCGTGGACTGGATTCTGAGCGATCTCGCGATCCTCTGCTCCGGCGCGGCCACCACCACGGTCTACCCGAGCACGAACGCGGAGGAGACGGCGTACATCCTCGCCGACTCCTCCAGCCGCGTGCTGATCGCCGAGGACGCCTCCCAGCTCGCCAAGGCGCGGGAGAAGCGGAACGAACTGCCCGAGCTGAGGCACGTCGTGGTGATCGAGGAGGCGGACGCCGTGTCCGCCGAGGGCGACCCGGAGGACTGGGTTCTTTCCCTCTCCGAACTCGCCCGTCGCGGACGCGCCTACCTGGACACCCACCCCGAGTGCGTCAAGGAGACGGTCACCGCGCTGCGCGCCGACCAGCTCGCCACTCTCATCTACACCTCCGGCACCACCGGCAAGCCCAAGGGCGTACGGCTGCCGCACGACTGCTGGTCGTACATGGCCAAGGCGATCGCCCAGACCGGGCTGGTCACCCAGGACGACGTGCAGTACCTGTGGCTGCCGCTGGCGCACGTCTTCGGCAAGGTGCTGACCGCCGCACAGGTCGAGGTCGGACACGTCACGGCCGTCGACGGCCGGATCGACAAGATCATCGAGAACCTGCCGGTGGTGCAGCCCAGCTACATGGCAGCCGTGCCGCGCATCTTCGAGAAGGTCTACAACGGCGTGGCCGCCAAGGCGAAGGCCGGCAGCCCCGTCAAGTACAAGATCTTCCTGTGGGCCGCCGGCGTGGCCCGCGAGTACGGCAAGGTCACCCAGGACAACTTCCGCCGCACCGGCGTCGCCTCCGCCCCGGCGGGCTTGAAGGTGAAGCACGCGGTCGCTGACAAGCTGGTCTACGCCAAGATCCGGGAGGCGTTCGGCGGCAACCTGCGCGCCTGCATCTCCGGCTCGGCCGCCCTCGCCCCCGACATCGGCTACTTCTTCTCCGGCGCCGGGATCCACATCCTTGAGGGCTACGGCCTCACCGAGTCCAGCGCGGCCAGCTTCGTCAACCCCGGCGAGGCCTACCGCACCGGCACCGTCGGCAAGCCGCTTCCCGGCACCGAAGTCCGCATCGCCGACGACGGCGAGATCCTGCTGCGCGGCCCCGGCATCATGGAGGGCTACCACCAGCTGCCCGACAAGACCGCCGAGGTGCTGGAGGAGGACGGCTGGTTCCACACCGGCGACATCGGCGAACTCTCCACCGACGGCTACCTCCGTATCACCGACCGCAAGAAGGACCTGATCAAGACCTCCGGCGGCAAGTACATCGCGCCCGCCGAGGTCGAGGGCCAGTTCAAGGCGATCTGCCCGTACGTCTCCAACATCCTGGTGCACGGCGCCGACCGGAACTTCTGCACGGCCCTCATCGCCCTCGACGAGGTGTCCCTGATGCAGTGGGCCGGCGATCGGGACGGGTTGAAGGACAGGCCGTACAGCGAGGTCGTCGCCTCCGAGCAGGTCCGCAAGATGGTCGAGGACTACGTCGAGCAGCTCAACTCCGGCCTCCAGCGCTGGCAGACGATCAAGAAGTTCCGCATCCTGCCGCGGGACCTGGACGTCGAGCACGGCGAGCTGACGCCCAGCCTCAAGCTGAAGCGGCCCGCCGTGGAGCGTGAGTTCGGTCACCTCATCGAGGAGATGTACGCCGGGTCGCGCGAGGCCTGA
- the holA gene encoding DNA polymerase III subunit delta, with translation MAGTRKKTSEDPLAPVTVAVGQEELLLDRAVQQVVTAARAADPDTDVRDLTSPELQPGTLAELTSPSLFAERKVVVVRSAQDLAADSVKDVKAYLASPAEEITLVLLHAGGPKGKGLLDAARKAGAREVACAKLTKPADRLAFVRAEFRTAGRSATPEACQALVDAIGSDLRELASACAQLAADVEGAIDDAVVARYYTGRAEASSFTVADRAVEGRTAEALEALRWSLATGVAPVLISSALAQGVRSIGKLASAPRGMRPGDLARELGMPPWKIDRVRQQMRGWSADGVSSALRAVAAADAGVKGGGNDPGYALEQAVIAVSRAARSR, from the coding sequence ATGGCCGGTACCCGTAAGAAGACGTCCGAAGACCCGCTCGCGCCCGTCACGGTGGCCGTGGGCCAGGAGGAACTGCTCCTGGACCGCGCCGTGCAGCAGGTGGTGACCGCGGCCCGCGCCGCCGACCCCGACACCGACGTGCGCGACCTGACGTCCCCCGAACTCCAGCCGGGCACGCTGGCGGAGCTGACGAGCCCGTCCCTGTTCGCCGAGCGCAAGGTCGTGGTGGTGCGGTCCGCGCAGGACCTGGCGGCGGACAGCGTCAAGGACGTCAAGGCGTACCTCGCCTCGCCGGCCGAGGAGATCACCCTCGTTCTGCTGCACGCGGGCGGTCCCAAGGGGAAGGGCCTGCTGGACGCCGCCCGCAAGGCCGGCGCTCGCGAGGTGGCCTGCGCGAAGCTCACCAAGCCGGCCGACCGACTCGCCTTCGTCCGCGCCGAGTTCCGCACAGCCGGCCGTTCGGCGACGCCGGAGGCGTGCCAGGCACTGGTCGACGCGATCGGCAGCGACCTGCGCGAACTGGCCTCCGCCTGCGCGCAGCTCGCTGCCGACGTCGAGGGCGCCATCGACGACGCGGTCGTCGCCCGCTACTACACCGGCCGCGCGGAGGCGTCGAGCTTCACCGTGGCCGACCGCGCGGTCGAGGGACGCACGGCGGAGGCGCTGGAGGCGCTGCGCTGGTCGCTGGCGACCGGCGTGGCCCCGGTGCTGATCAGCAGCGCCCTCGCACAGGGCGTGCGGTCGATCGGGAAGCTGGCGTCGGCGCCGCGCGGCATGCGCCCCGGCGACCTTGCCCGCGAGCTGGGCATGCCGCCGTGGAAGATCGACCGGGTGCGCCAGCAGATGCGCGGCTGGTCCGCGGACGGCGTCTCCTCGGCGCTGCGCGCCGTCGCCGCGGCCGATGCGGGTGTGAAGGGCGGCGGCAACGACCCGGGGTACGCCCTGGAACAGGCCGTCATCGCGGTCTCCCGCGCCGCCCGCTCCCGCTGA
- a CDS encoding pyridoxamine 5'-phosphate oxidase family protein, with product MTTTRPAPRPADQRREAVLERLRTEEDVWVATAGPEGVPCLVPLSVHWDGAAVWLSTRGANPTGRNLLQTSAVRISFGDTRDVVLIDGSVEAFSLHEVDPADADAFAARCGWDPRRAKRPGSPYLYFRVTPTDVQAFHGEHELTGRHLMRGGVWTVPAG from the coding sequence ATGACGACGACACGCCCCGCGCCCCGCCCAGCCGACCAGCGCAGAGAGGCGGTCCTGGAACGTCTGCGCACGGAGGAGGACGTCTGGGTGGCCACGGCCGGCCCCGAGGGCGTGCCGTGCCTGGTGCCGCTGTCCGTGCACTGGGACGGTGCGGCGGTGTGGCTGTCCACGCGGGGCGCCAACCCCACCGGGCGCAACCTCCTTCAGACGTCCGCGGTCCGGATCTCGTTCGGCGACACCCGGGACGTGGTGCTCATCGACGGGTCCGTGGAGGCGTTCTCGCTGCACGAGGTGGACCCGGCCGACGCCGACGCGTTCGCCGCACGCTGCGGCTGGGACCCGCGCCGCGCCAAGCGGCCCGGCTCGCCCTATCTGTACTTCCGCGTCACCCCGACGGACGTGCAGGCGTTTCACGGCGAGCACGAGCTGACGGGGCGCCATCTGATGCGCGGCGGCGTGTGGACGGTCCCGGCGGGCTGA